In the Telopea speciosissima isolate NSW1024214 ecotype Mountain lineage chromosome 2, Tspe_v1, whole genome shotgun sequence genome, one interval contains:
- the LOC122651109 gene encoding F-box protein CPR1-like translates to MADFNEKISKVEEMANKNLPEVIIADILSRLPVKSLLRFRCICKLWCALIIDPDFIKMHLNRSLANNIYLTFIFSDTSLYSIDLNASKELQVLVKVDHHPKFVNYATEIVGSCNGLLCLHNTDEEEEDILLWNPSTKRHHKLPIIPRESPLTHFNVYGFGYDLTTDDYKVVRVAQPYSKNDYDNFWHSEVNIYSLSTDSWRRIEDMPFHINYRHVSGVLANSALHWVASRETGPYTESNFILSFDLQDEEYREVSLPDFVDEKIHMSIGVLGPQLCLRCKIFTVRVEFWVMKDYGVRESWTKQFSIEQPPLINSYHIRPICYSKNGEVMVGMNLEALILYDPVRRRQRSRNLKVRVSNWIQAEICVGSLVPLNAKDEIEQSETKKGSTRRKRTGRKPRQQYNGNLTW, encoded by the coding sequence ATGGCAGATTTCAACGAGAAGATAAGCAAAGTGGAAGAAATGGCAAACAAGAATCTCCCTGAGGTTATCATTGCAGACATACTTTCGAGGCTTCCGGTGAAATCTCTTCTAAGATTCAGGTGCATATGCAAACTTTGGTGTGCTCTTATAATCGATCCTGATTTCATCAAAATGCATCTCAACCGATCCCTTGCAAACAATATCTACCTCACCTTTATTTTCAGTGACACCTCTCTCTACTCAATCGACTTAAATGCTTCCAAGGAACTACAAGTATTGGTTAAAGTCGATCATCACCCTAAGTTTGTAAACTATGCAACCGAAATAGTGGGTTCTTGCAATGGCTTACTCTGTCTACACAACactgatgaggaggaggaggacatATTACTCTGGAATCCTTCTACAAAAAGGCATCATAAGCTACCCATTATTCCTAGGGAGTCTCCCCTCACACATTTTAATGTTTATGGATTCGGTTATGATTTGACAACCGACGATTACAAGGTGGTAAGGGTTGCGCAGCCTTATAGTAAAAATGATTATGATAACTTTTGGCATTCGGAGGTGAATATCTACTCACTTAGCACCGACTCATGGAGAAGGATCGAAGATATGCCTTTTCACATTAACTACAGACATGTATCTGGGGTTCTTGCAAATTCTGCTCTTCATTGGGTTGCAAGTCGCGAGACGGGACCTTACACTGAGTCCAATTTTATCCTTTCCTTTGACCTTCAAGATGAGGAGTATCGAGAGGTGTCACTTCCTGACTTTGTGGACGAAAAAATTCACATGAGTATTGGCGTTCTTGGACCACAACTCTGCCTGCGCTGTAAGATCTTTACCGTCCGTGTTGAGTTTTGGGTGATGAAGGATTATGGTGTGAGGGAGTCTTGGACGAAACAGTTCTCAATCGAACAACCACCGCTGATAAACTCTTATCACATCAGGCCTATATGTTATTCAAAGAATGGTGAAGTTATGGTTGGGATGAATTTAGAAGCGTTGATCCTGTATGATCCCGTTAGACGTAGACAAAGATCTAGGAATcttaaggttagggtttcaaattggaTTCAAGCAGAGATCTGCGTTGGGAGTCTCGTTCCACTCAATGCCAAAGATGAAATTGAACaatcagaaacaaaaaaaggaagcacaagaagaaaaagaacagggAGGAAGCCGAGGCAACAATATAATGGGAATTTGACATGGTAA